A window from Engraulis encrasicolus isolate BLACKSEA-1 chromosome 13, IST_EnEncr_1.0, whole genome shotgun sequence encodes these proteins:
- the LOC134461442 gene encoding gamma-crystallin M2-like: MDFSRHIIFFQVTFYEDRNFQGRSWECMGDHADFTSHLSRCQSFRVENGCWMMYDQPNYMGNQYFMRRGENPDYMNTWGWNNSIHSCRHIPMHRGNYRVRIYERENFGGQMHECTDDCDNMQDRYRMNHCMSCNVMDGHWLMHEHPNYRGKMWYFPPGEYRNWRNFGNPNMRFSSMRRILDSWY; this comes from the exons ATGG ATTTTTCAAGACATATCATTTTTTTTCAGGTGACTTTCTATGAGGACAGGAACTTTCAGGGTCGTTCCTGGGAGTGCATGGGAGATCATGCTGACTTCACCTCCCACCTCAGCCGCTGCCAATCCTTCAGAGTGGAGAATGGTTGCTGGATGATGTACGACCAGCCCAACTACATGGGAAACCAGTACTTCATGAGGAGGGGCGAGAACCCTGACTACATGAACACGTGGGGTTGGAACAACTCTATCCATTCCTGCCGTCATATCCCCATG CACAGAGGAAATTACAGAGTGAGGATCTATGAGAGGGAGAACTTCGGTGGTCAGATGCATGAGTGTACGGATGACTGTGACAACATGCAGGATCGCTACCGTATGAACCACTGCATGTCTTGCAACGTGATGGATGGCCACTGGCTCATGCATGAGCATCCCAACTACAGAGGAAAAATGTGGTACTTCCCTCCTGGAGAGTACAGAAACTGGAGGAACTTCGGAAACCCCAACATGAGATTCAGTAGCATGAGGCGTATTCTGGATTCTTGGTACTAA